Genomic segment of Deltaproteobacteria bacterium:
GAATGTCGGAATGCCGGCGGATACGGTATCCGTAGCGAGCTTTTTGAAATGGCAAAGATCGCTCTTCTGTGCTATATAAACCACCCAGGATTCACAACGAAAGACTAAAAGGGCCTCTTTTAAGGGAGGCCCTGAGATGTTCATTTTTGGAGGTATGATATGGATCTTCCAAGAAGGATCGGAATCGGGATCGTAATGCTAGTCCCAACCTTCGTAGGGGGAGGGGCCCTGTGGCATCTGTTTCACTCTTGGCCGCCGGTATTCGTGTGGATCGCGATCATGGCCGTGGTCGCTGGGGCCCTCATATCCGGGAAATACCTCAAGAGCTGGGAATCCCGTGATTTCCACTTCGGTTGATGTGCTCCTTTCCATTTCGGCTGGGGGCGACTTCCTATATTTACCCTGAGGGCCTCACCGATAATGTCCGCAGGATGGCAGGTCGGGTGGAGGACGTGGAACTCGTCCTCTTTGAAACCGAGGAAGTCTCGAACCTCCCGGACGATGAAATCCTTCATGGGTTAGAAGTCCTTGGCCGCCAAGCAGGGCTCACCTACACGGTCCATTTTCCCCTCTCAGTGTACCTGGGAAGTCCTGATGCTGCGAAGCGAAGCCGCTCCGTCGAGACCTGCCTCAGGGTGATGGATCTCTGCCGCCCGCTTGACCCCGTGGCCTTTATCTTGCATTTTCACGGTGACAGGCGCGGGCCGGTGCCTTCTGATGATATATCACGCTGGCTGGGGAATACGGATGAATCCATCAAACCGCTGTTGGAGACCGGGATTCCATCCCGGCGCATTTCCGTTGAGACCCTGGACTACCCCTTTGAATTGATCGAGCCT
This window contains:
- a CDS encoding sugar phosphate isomerase/epimerase gives rise to the protein MEDVELVLFETEEVSNLPDDEILHGLEVLGRQAGLTYTVHFPLSVYLGSPDAAKRSRSVETCLRVMDLCRPLDPVAFILHFHGDRRGPVPSDDISRWLGNTDESIKPLLETGIPSRRISVETLDYPFELIEPIVLEYDLSVCLDIGHILMYGHPLDEYLGRYLTRCNVLHLHGLKGGEDHRDISGVDPGILHRLFSHLEDGNARKRVLTLEVFSEEDFLNSLSTLYRIYFRRHFSKGMTHMTEPEEAVPAGSGR